From Selenomonas sp. AB3002, one genomic window encodes:
- the amrA gene encoding AmmeMemoRadiSam system protein A encodes MLLGAIAVPHPPLIIPEVGRGQEKGIQPIIDAYREAAKWVVEKAPETVVVTSPHSVMYGDYFHISPGEGARGDFGNFRAPEVKVTVEYDAAFRKQLCALADKEDFPAGIMGEKSAALDHATLIPLYFLQEAGFKGKVIRIGLSGLSRRHHYHLGEMIAQTARLLKRPTVLVASGDLSHKLLAEGPYGFDPAGPVFDERMQECFRDGDFLKLLATPNALADSAAECGLRSFWIMAGAMDRRQVKSRLLAYEGPFGVGYGTAIFEPGERDESRAILDLYEQEQREKIAALRANEDAHLSLARASLEYFVKHHEYLPVPKDLPEELQGRHGAFVSIKKDGALRGCIGTFLPTRDNLAQEIIYNAVSAGLNDPRFSQVTEAELGELVYDVDVLTEPEPIDSPAKLDVRRYGVIVQSGNRRGLLLPDLEGVDTVEQQVSIARRKGNIGEKEKVQLYRFEVERHV; translated from the coding sequence ATGCTTTTAGGTGCTATTGCCGTACCCCATCCGCCGTTGATTATCCCGGAAGTAGGCCGGGGGCAGGAGAAGGGGATTCAGCCTATTATTGATGCCTATCGCGAAGCAGCGAAGTGGGTGGTGGAAAAAGCCCCGGAGACGGTGGTTGTCACCAGCCCTCATAGCGTCATGTATGGCGACTACTTCCATATCTCTCCGGGTGAAGGGGCCAGAGGGGATTTTGGCAATTTCCGTGCCCCGGAGGTGAAGGTCACAGTCGAGTATGATGCGGCTTTCCGCAAGCAGCTCTGCGCCCTGGCGGACAAGGAGGACTTCCCTGCAGGCATCATGGGGGAGAAGTCTGCGGCCCTGGATCATGCCACCCTTATCCCTTTGTATTTCCTGCAGGAGGCTGGTTTCAAGGGGAAAGTCATCCGCATAGGCCTGTCCGGGCTATCCCGCCGCCATCACTATCACTTGGGAGAGATGATAGCCCAGACTGCACGGCTCCTGAAGCGCCCCACGGTATTGGTGGCCAGCGGTGACCTCTCCCATAAGTTGCTGGCAGAAGGGCCTTACGGCTTTGACCCGGCCGGGCCTGTCTTTGATGAGCGCATGCAGGAATGCTTCCGTGACGGGGATTTCCTAAAGCTCCTTGCCACCCCCAATGCTTTGGCAGACAGCGCGGCGGAGTGCGGCCTGCGCTCCTTCTGGATTATGGCGGGAGCTATGGACAGGCGGCAGGTTAAGTCCAGGCTGCTGGCCTATGAAGGGCCCTTCGGCGTGGGCTATGGCACAGCCATCTTTGAGCCAGGGGAGCGGGACGAAAGCCGTGCTATCCTTGACCTTTATGAACAGGAACAGCGGGAGAAGATTGCGGCACTCAGGGCAAATGAAGATGCCCATTTGTCTCTGGCCCGGGCTTCCCTGGAATATTTCGTGAAGCACCATGAGTACCTGCCGGTGCCCAAGGACTTGCCGGAGGAACTGCAGGGCCGTCACGGGGCCTTTGTGTCCATCAAAAAGGACGGGGCACTGCGTGGCTGCATCGGCACCTTCCTGCCCACCCGTGACAATCTGGCTCAGGAGATTATCTATAACGCCGTCAGCGCTGGCCTCAATGACCCCCGTTTTTCACAGGTGACAGAAGCGGAACTAGGGGAACTGGTCTATGATGTGGATGTGCTGACCGAGCCGGAGCCTATCGACAGCCCTGCGAAGCTTGATGTGCGCCGCTATGGCGTCATCGTACAGTCAGGCAATCGCCGGGGGCTGCTGCTGCCGGATTTGGAGGGAGTAGATACGGTGGAGCAGCAGGTGTCCATTGCACGCCGCAAGGGCAATATCGGGGAGAAGGAGAAAGTGCAGCTCTACCGCTTTGAGGTGGAAAGGCACGTTTAG
- the glmS gene encoding glutamine--fructose-6-phosphate transaminase (isomerizing) has translation MCGIVGYIGKHKADKAANVLLDGLSKLEYRGYDSAGIAVLENEKIRVEKSVGRLAALRDKIKGKMPQGFLGIGHTRWATHGRPSDKNSHPHTDCSGDFVIVHNGIIENYLTLKEELIEAGHEFKSETDTEVVAHLLEEVYNGDFVASVRTVLSRIEGSYALVFMSAKHPDMLICAKQDNPLIIGLGEGENFIASDVPAIIAHTRKNYVLADGELAIVTADSVEVTNRKGEKVAKKVFEVTWNAEAAEKGGYEHFMLKEINEQPKAVRDTMSQRITSDGKAIQMEELKWDKEYLDKFTRVYIVACGTAYHAGLVGKYYIEKLARIPVMTDVASEFRYREPIIDENTLFITVSQSGETLDTLAAMKEAKRLGATTLAITNVVGSSIAREADKVLYTWAGPEIAVASTKAYTTQIVLFFMLALYMAEMKGTVTQERAAELVGLLHKVPAQISETLSDVDPIKTFAKAYGFNEDVFYIGRGLDYSVSLEGALKLKEISYIHAEAYAAGELKHGTLALITEGIPVIALATQKSVYEKTLSNIKEVKARDAVVIGIASEGDEELEKYVDHVMKVPATDELLSPILSVVPLQLLAYYAAITRGTDVDKPRNLAKSVTVE, from the coding sequence ATGTGCGGTATTGTTGGTTACATTGGCAAACACAAGGCAGATAAGGCTGCGAATGTTCTTTTGGACGGTCTTTCCAAGCTGGAGTATCGCGGCTATGATTCTGCGGGCATTGCAGTGCTGGAGAACGAGAAGATTCGCGTGGAGAAGAGCGTAGGCCGTCTGGCTGCTCTCCGGGACAAGATCAAGGGCAAGATGCCTCAGGGATTTTTGGGCATCGGCCATACCCGCTGGGCTACCCATGGCCGTCCGTCTGACAAGAACTCTCATCCCCATACTGACTGCTCCGGGGATTTCGTCATTGTCCACAACGGCATCATCGAGAACTATCTGACCCTCAAGGAAGAACTTATTGAGGCAGGCCATGAGTTCAAGAGCGAGACTGATACCGAGGTGGTAGCACACCTGCTGGAGGAAGTCTACAACGGCGATTTCGTGGCTTCCGTGCGCACGGTGCTTTCCCGCATCGAGGGCAGCTACGCCCTGGTGTTCATGAGCGCCAAGCATCCGGATATGCTCATCTGCGCCAAGCAGGACAACCCCCTGATCATTGGCCTGGGTGAAGGCGAGAACTTCATCGCCTCCGACGTGCCTGCCATCATCGCCCACACCCGCAAGAACTATGTGCTGGCTGACGGCGAGCTGGCCATTGTCACCGCTGACAGCGTAGAGGTCACCAACCGCAAGGGCGAGAAGGTAGCGAAGAAGGTCTTCGAGGTCACCTGGAACGCCGAGGCTGCCGAGAAGGGCGGCTACGAGCACTTCATGCTCAAGGAAATCAACGAGCAGCCCAAGGCTGTCCGTGACACCATGAGCCAGCGCATCACCTCTGATGGCAAGGCCATCCAGATGGAGGAGCTGAAGTGGGACAAGGAGTATCTGGACAAGTTCACCCGGGTCTACATCGTGGCCTGCGGCACTGCTTATCATGCAGGTCTGGTGGGCAAGTATTATATCGAGAAGCTGGCCCGCATTCCCGTCATGACGGATGTGGCCTCTGAGTTCCGCTATCGCGAGCCTATCATTGACGAGAACACCCTGTTCATCACTGTCTCCCAGTCCGGTGAGACTCTTGATACCCTGGCAGCCATGAAGGAGGCCAAGCGCCTGGGAGCAACTACCCTGGCCATCACCAATGTGGTGGGCTCCTCCATTGCCCGTGAGGCAGACAAGGTGCTCTACACCTGGGCTGGCCCGGAGATTGCCGTGGCCTCCACCAAGGCCTACACCACCCAGATCGTGCTGTTCTTCATGCTGGCCCTCTACATGGCTGAGATGAAGGGCACTGTCACCCAGGAGCGTGCTGCAGAGCTGGTGGGTCTCCTGCATAAGGTTCCCGCCCAGATTTCTGAGACTCTGTCTGACGTTGATCCCATCAAGACCTTTGCCAAGGCTTATGGCTTCAACGAGGATGTGTTCTACATCGGCCGCGGCCTTGACTACAGCGTGTCTCTGGAGGGCGCCCTGAAGCTGAAGGAGATTTCCTACATCCACGCCGAGGCCTATGCCGCAGGCGAGCTGAAGCATGGCACCCTGGCCCTTATCACCGAGGGCATTCCCGTCATCGCCCTGGCTACCCAGAAGAGCGTCTACGAAAAGACTCTCTCCAACATCAAGGAGGTCAAGGCCCGTGACGCTGTGGTCATCGGCATCGCTTCCGAAGGTGATGAGGAACTGGAGAAGTACGTGGACCACGTCATGAAGGTCCCCGCTACCGACGAGCTCCTTTCCCCCATCCTCTCCGTAGTGCCCCTGCAGCTGCTGGCCTACTACGCCGCCATCACCCGCGGCACCGATGTAGACAAGCCCAGGAACTTGGCCAAGTCCGTGACGGTGGAGTAA
- a CDS encoding sulfite exporter TauE/SafE family protein yields the protein MIFLAMLIMGAVIGFVGAGGAGVTIALLTLAFQVPIHTAVAVALAAMTFTMLSGAYSHFREREVEVPTGLAMGLGGVMGAFIGANVSNLLPAPFLRTMTAIMLCASALLLYTKVYQAEWLSRRFHPRQELLTGGKLYRLGIITGMVNGFLSGAFGIGAAAFIQITLMVLFGVSLLKSIGTCMMIILPMSAAGGLGYFFTGHLDLWIFIQTLTGQAIGAWFGAKYTHLAPLPLLRFAIVATPTIGGLSLLLM from the coding sequence ATGATCTTTCTTGCCATGCTCATCATGGGTGCCGTCATCGGCTTTGTGGGGGCCGGCGGCGCCGGGGTCACCATCGCCCTGCTGACCCTGGCCTTCCAGGTGCCCATCCATACTGCCGTAGCCGTGGCCCTGGCCGCCATGACCTTCACCATGCTTTCCGGGGCCTACAGCCACTTCCGTGAGCGTGAAGTAGAAGTGCCTACGGGCCTTGCCATGGGCTTGGGCGGGGTCATGGGGGCCTTTATAGGAGCCAATGTGTCCAACCTCCTGCCCGCCCCCTTCCTCCGCACCATGACCGCCATCATGCTCTGCGCCAGCGCCCTGCTGCTCTACACCAAAGTCTACCAGGCAGAGTGGCTCAGCCGCCGCTTCCATCCCCGTCAGGAACTGCTCACCGGCGGAAAGCTCTACAGGCTGGGCATCATCACCGGCATGGTCAACGGCTTCCTCTCCGGGGCCTTTGGCATCGGTGCCGCCGCCTTCATCCAGATCACCCTGATGGTGCTGTTCGGCGTCTCCCTCTTGAAATCCATCGGCACCTGCATGATGATAATCCTCCCCATGTCCGCCGCCGGTGGCCTGGGCTACTTCTTCACAGGCCACCTGGATCTCTGGATTTTCATCCAGACCCTTACCGGCCAGGCCATAGGCGCCTGGTTCGGTGCCAAGTACACACATCTGGCACCGCTGCCTTTGCTGAGGTTCGCCATTGTAGCTACCCCCACCATTGGCGGGCTGTCGCTGCTATTGATGTGA
- a CDS encoding efflux RND transporter permease subunit, with amino-acid sequence MRNLSEVSLKNSVLVWYFIIMTAIGGIFAYQQLGRMEDPTFTIRIMVVNALWPGASAAEMQDQVTDKLERKLQDVPGMYRITSSTRPGNTVIYAELEDTMPKEDIRTTWRDLRNLVNDLKSQGELPDGVYGPYFNDRFDDVFGSVYAVTGDGYSYEELRKYAEDARRLLMASDPSIQKIELLGVQKEKIYVEVARDKLASLGLPPTAISDALAGAASMMPSGKVETESDNVYLRVTGNFQDVEAIRELPVKAGGQIFRLGDIAKVERRYSAPPDPEMYFNGEPAVGLAISMKDGSNILELGKNLKKTIKAISGDLPVGLEIHQVSDQPQVVEESIHEFMKTLTEAIFIVLLVSFASLGWRTGLVVACCIPLVLAGVFVGMYLLGIDLHKVSLGALIISLGLLVDDAIIAIEMMSVQLERGHSRFEAACYAFKATAKPMLTGTLITCSGFIPVAFSKGMASEFCGALFPVILIALVLSWIVSVMAAPLFGTYLIRVKVQRDENGEIDPYQNKFYKWFRQVLEYCLLHRKMVLAATAAIFVLSLYGLTFVKQEFFPGSLRPELVMEMRLPEGSSMEATGREMERMASFLDEHKDRLENYSYYVGRYAPRFVLTVSPQESSDNFGQFVIVTKNTEEREKLRQELTEELAENFPDVQPNIQTIQTGPPADYPVMLRVTGRTVEEAKDLARKTAALVAEDPNVYNVNENWGYKSRVMHLELDQDKLRALGLSSQNVAKMLHTEITGAKAAEFYTGDRTIDIDLRTAEEDRQSLDKLKDLPIYLGQAGYVPLAQIAKISYEGEEGLVKRVDLRPTITVQANIHSGTAVDATKKAFEATAGLREDLPLGASIKPAGSLEDSAKSLRHLVKPIPAMVFIIMTLLMFQLRDIKQMLLTLLTAPLGLIGVAWGMLLTGKAMGFVAYLGVLALFGMIIRNSVILIDQIQKHMAEGESPWDALIDSAILRFRPIMLTAAAAILGMLPLMPSDFWGPMAVAIASGLLAATVLTLLVLPSMYAAVYGVEKE; translated from the coding sequence GTGAGGAATCTCAGTGAAGTCTCCTTGAAAAACTCCGTGCTGGTCTGGTATTTCATCATCATGACCGCCATCGGGGGCATCTTCGCCTACCAGCAGCTGGGGCGCATGGAAGACCCCACCTTCACTATCCGCATCATGGTGGTGAATGCCCTCTGGCCTGGTGCCTCTGCTGCAGAAATGCAGGACCAGGTGACGGACAAATTGGAGCGGAAGCTTCAGGATGTGCCGGGGATGTACCGCATTACCAGCAGCACCCGTCCGGGCAATACAGTCATCTACGCCGAACTTGAGGATACCATGCCCAAGGAGGATATACGCACTACCTGGCGGGACCTCAGGAACCTCGTGAATGACCTGAAATCCCAGGGTGAGCTGCCCGATGGCGTCTACGGCCCCTATTTCAATGACCGCTTTGACGACGTCTTTGGCTCCGTCTATGCTGTCACAGGTGACGGCTATTCTTATGAGGAGCTGAGGAAATACGCCGAGGATGCCCGGCGCCTCTTGATGGCCTCCGACCCTTCCATCCAGAAAATCGAGCTGCTGGGTGTGCAGAAGGAGAAAATCTATGTGGAGGTGGCAAGGGACAAGCTGGCCAGTCTGGGCCTGCCGCCCACTGCCATTTCCGATGCTCTGGCCGGGGCTGCTTCCATGATGCCCTCCGGCAAGGTGGAGACTGAATCGGACAACGTGTACCTCCGGGTCACGGGGAATTTCCAAGACGTGGAGGCCATCAGGGAACTGCCAGTGAAAGCCGGCGGCCAGATTTTCCGTCTGGGGGATATTGCCAAAGTGGAGCGCCGCTACAGCGCCCCTCCTGACCCTGAAATGTACTTCAACGGGGAACCTGCCGTGGGGCTGGCCATCTCCATGAAGGATGGCAGCAACATCCTTGAACTGGGCAAAAACCTGAAGAAGACCATAAAAGCCATTTCCGGGGACCTGCCCGTGGGATTGGAGATACATCAGGTTTCTGACCAGCCCCAGGTGGTGGAAGAATCCATCCACGAGTTCATGAAAACTCTCACCGAGGCCATCTTCATCGTGCTTTTGGTGAGCTTTGCCTCCCTGGGCTGGCGCACAGGCTTGGTGGTGGCCTGCTGCATACCGCTGGTGCTGGCCGGTGTCTTTGTGGGCATGTACCTCTTGGGCATTGATTTGCACAAGGTATCCCTGGGTGCGCTGATAATTTCCCTGGGACTGCTGGTGGATGATGCCATCATCGCCATCGAGATGATGAGCGTCCAGCTGGAGCGGGGGCACAGCCGCTTCGAGGCGGCCTGCTACGCCTTCAAGGCCACCGCCAAGCCCATGCTCACAGGAACCCTTATCACCTGCTCCGGCTTCATTCCCGTGGCCTTTTCCAAGGGCATGGCCTCTGAGTTCTGCGGGGCCCTGTTCCCCGTGATACTCATTGCCCTGGTCCTTTCGTGGATTGTCTCCGTCATGGCGGCGCCCCTCTTTGGCACCTATCTTATCCGCGTCAAGGTGCAGCGTGACGAGAATGGCGAGATAGACCCTTATCAGAACAAGTTCTACAAGTGGTTCCGGCAGGTGCTGGAATATTGCCTGCTGCACAGGAAGATGGTGCTGGCCGCCACTGCCGCCATCTTTGTCCTGTCCCTCTATGGCCTGACCTTTGTGAAGCAGGAATTTTTCCCTGGCTCCCTGCGTCCCGAGCTGGTGATGGAAATGAGACTGCCTGAGGGCTCTTCCATGGAGGCCACGGGCAGGGAAATGGAGCGCATGGCCAGCTTCCTGGATGAGCACAAGGACAGGCTGGAGAACTACTCCTATTATGTGGGCAGGTACGCTCCAAGGTTTGTCCTCACCGTGAGTCCCCAGGAAAGCTCAGATAACTTCGGCCAGTTCGTCATTGTGACGAAAAACACGGAGGAGCGGGAAAAGCTCAGGCAGGAGCTCACGGAGGAACTGGCAGAGAATTTCCCGGATGTGCAGCCCAATATCCAGACCATCCAGACAGGCCCCCCTGCTGACTACCCCGTGATGCTGCGGGTCACGGGCCGCACGGTGGAGGAGGCCAAGGACCTGGCGCGCAAGACCGCAGCGCTGGTGGCAGAAGACCCCAATGTCTACAATGTGAATGAGAACTGGGGCTACAAGTCCAGGGTTATGCACCTTGAGCTTGACCAGGACAAGCTGCGGGCTCTGGGGCTTTCCAGCCAGAATGTGGCCAAGATGCTCCATACGGAAATCACTGGTGCCAAGGCAGCCGAGTTTTACACCGGCGACCGCACCATTGACATAGACCTGCGGACGGCGGAGGAGGACAGGCAGAGCCTGGACAAGCTGAAAGACCTGCCCATTTATCTGGGGCAGGCAGGCTATGTGCCCCTGGCCCAGATTGCAAAAATCTCTTATGAGGGTGAGGAGGGGCTGGTCAAGCGCGTGGACCTGCGCCCCACCATTACGGTGCAGGCCAATATCCACAGCGGCACGGCCGTGGATGCCACGAAAAAAGCCTTTGAGGCCACCGCCGGCCTTAGGGAAGACCTGCCTCTGGGAGCTTCCATCAAGCCCGCGGGCTCTTTGGAGGACAGTGCCAAATCCCTCCGGCATCTGGTGAAGCCCATCCCCGCCATGGTGTTCATCATCATGACCCTGCTGATGTTCCAGCTCAGGGACATCAAGCAGATGCTGCTGACTTTGCTGACGGCACCGTTGGGCCTCATAGGCGTGGCCTGGGGCATGCTCCTGACGGGCAAGGCCATGGGCTTTGTGGCCTATCTGGGCGTACTGGCCCTCTTCGGCATGATCATCCGCAACTCGGTCATCCTGATTGACCAGATACAGAAGCATATGGCTGAGGGGGAAAGTCCCTGGGATGCCCTGATAGATTCTGCCATCCTGCGCTTCCGTCCCATCATGCTGACGGCGGCCGCCGCCATACTGGGCATGCTGCCCCTGATGCCCAGCGATTTCTGGGGGCCCATGGCAGTAGCCATCGCCAGTGGCCTGCTGGCGGCTACGGTGCTGACGCTTTTGGTGCTGCCCAGCATGTATGCTGCGGTGTATGGGGTGGAGAAAGAGTAA
- a CDS encoding efflux RND transporter periplasmic adaptor subunit: MSLRGKRSKFWGAATAALFILAMTALVGCSKEEDPVQKPPVVRTQQAGKAGLSAESYSGTVRGRYETNLSFQVGGQILSRNIDAGSRVKAGDTLMVIDARDAVQKANAGDAQVSQARAQLNLAQSNLARYTELYHQDVVPKATLDQYQTNYDAAFANYQAALAQSAQGHNVLSYTNLAAGADGVISSISAEEGQVVAAGQTVAVLVQTDELEVEIAVPEDRVASLQPGQEADVTFWAFKGSAKGVVREISPAADNASRTYKVRVSIPNPPQEMQLGMTASVSFADAGAAEKAEVELPLTAIYQTEDQPQVWLVEDGKVHLKNITVTRFGSSTVMVEGLSPSDIVVTAGVHKLREGQEVRREGEP; this comes from the coding sequence ATGAGCTTGAGAGGAAAGAGAAGTAAATTCTGGGGGGCAGCAACAGCTGCCCTTTTTATACTAGCAATGACAGCCCTGGTGGGCTGCAGCAAGGAGGAGGACCCTGTCCAGAAGCCCCCTGTGGTCAGGACACAGCAGGCAGGTAAGGCCGGCCTCAGCGCGGAAAGCTATTCCGGCACTGTGCGGGGGCGCTACGAGACAAATCTCTCTTTTCAGGTAGGTGGGCAGATTCTCTCCCGCAACATTGATGCGGGCAGCCGGGTGAAGGCTGGAGACACCCTCATGGTCATCGATGCCCGGGATGCGGTGCAGAAGGCAAACGCCGGGGATGCCCAGGTAAGCCAGGCCCGTGCCCAGCTGAATCTGGCACAGAGCAACCTTGCCCGCTATACGGAACTCTACCATCAGGATGTAGTGCCCAAGGCCACCCTGGACCAGTATCAGACCAACTACGATGCGGCCTTTGCGAATTATCAGGCAGCCCTGGCCCAGTCGGCCCAGGGCCATAATGTGCTGTCATATACCAACCTGGCCGCCGGGGCTGACGGGGTGATTTCCTCTATCAGCGCCGAGGAAGGACAGGTGGTGGCTGCCGGCCAGACGGTGGCGGTATTGGTGCAGACTGACGAGTTGGAGGTGGAGATTGCCGTGCCTGAGGACAGGGTGGCCAGCCTTCAGCCAGGCCAGGAGGCAGATGTCACCTTCTGGGCCTTCAAGGGAAGCGCCAAGGGCGTAGTGCGGGAGATTTCCCCCGCTGCAGATAATGCTTCCAGGACTTATAAAGTACGCGTATCTATTCCCAATCCTCCCCAGGAAATGCAGCTGGGCATGACCGCCAGTGTCAGCTTCGCTGATGCCGGGGCGGCAGAGAAGGCGGAGGTGGAACTGCCCCTCACGGCTATCTACCAGACAGAAGACCAGCCGCAGGTGTGGCTGGTGGAGGACGGGAAAGTCCATCTGAAAAATATCACGGTGACGCGCTTTGGCTCCAGCACTGTGATGGTGGAAGGGCTCTCCCCCAGTGACATTGTGGTCACCGCCGGTGTCCACAAGCTCCGGGAGGGGCAGGAAGTGCGCAGGGAGGGTGAGCCGTGA
- a CDS encoding MarR family transcriptional regulator, which yields MDNYVNAGRWFSILYRRSQQFIVEACQEMGLTFSEFTLLLRIHDTPGVKQDDLAKVLFLDKAVVTRTINALEQKGFIVRSQDKLDKRVKHVYLSVEAESYYPFLHNVLKRWVDYLCEGMKQKDIDKTEKLFQHFTDRACEAVLPDLAKGISEEFSKEDWQHELERKEK from the coding sequence ATGGATAATTATGTAAATGCGGGACGTTGGTTCTCCATTCTCTACAGGCGCTCCCAGCAGTTCATTGTGGAGGCCTGCCAGGAGATGGGCCTGACTTTTTCCGAATTTACCCTGCTGCTGCGGATTCATGACACACCGGGAGTGAAGCAGGATGATCTTGCCAAAGTCCTGTTCCTGGACAAGGCAGTGGTTACCCGCACCATCAATGCATTGGAGCAGAAGGGGTTCATCGTGCGCAGCCAGGACAAGCTGGACAAGCGGGTGAAGCATGTTTACCTTTCTGTGGAAGCAGAAAGCTACTATCCCTTCCTGCACAATGTGCTGAAGCGCTGGGTGGATTATCTTTGTGAGGGCATGAAGCAGAAAGACATAGACAAGACGGAAAAACTGTTTCAGCATTTTACGGACCGTGCCTGTGAAGCAGTTCTGCCGGATTTGGCCAAGGGTATATCTGAGGAGTTTTCCAAGGAGGACTGGCAGCATGAGCTTGAGAGGAAAGAGAAGTAA
- a CDS encoding menaquinone biosynthesis protein, producing the protein MNTSAPRVGHINFLNTLPLSYSFANGGDEGLEIIRGVPSVLNSDLISGRLDVAEISSIAYARHAEELLVLPKVCVASDGPVQSIVLLSRKPIEALGKDKVILTAKSATSHCLLKIILRGAYGAIPNYYTRNITPEEPIPADATASLFIGDDALWLYHHPPAGLYLYDIGQEWKNLTGQKMVFALWAVRREFANKNPEGVKLIQERVHGAFLSFIRNALPGPARPAGGLSYRETIIRSALEDKPFTYDQLADYLGPAVRWDLTEDYLQGLSTFYTMAHEMNLIEHMPKIKFAKIDE; encoded by the coding sequence ATGAATACTTCTGCTCCTCGCGTAGGGCATATAAATTTTCTCAACACCTTGCCGCTGTCTTATAGCTTCGCCAATGGCGGTGATGAAGGACTGGAAATCATCCGGGGCGTGCCTTCGGTGCTGAACAGCGACCTCATCAGCGGGCGTCTTGATGTGGCAGAGATTTCTTCCATCGCCTATGCCCGCCACGCAGAAGAACTCCTGGTCCTGCCCAAGGTCTGCGTAGCTTCTGACGGGCCGGTGCAGAGCATTGTCCTGCTTTCGCGGAAACCCATAGAAGCTTTGGGCAAAGACAAGGTTATACTTACGGCGAAATCCGCCACCTCCCACTGCCTGCTTAAGATCATCCTCAGGGGAGCCTACGGGGCCATCCCCAACTACTACACCCGCAACATCACTCCGGAGGAGCCCATACCGGCAGATGCCACCGCCTCCCTCTTTATCGGGGACGACGCCCTCTGGCTTTACCATCACCCACCTGCAGGCCTCTACCTCTACGACATCGGCCAGGAGTGGAAGAACCTCACGGGACAGAAGATGGTCTTTGCCCTCTGGGCAGTGCGCCGGGAGTTTGCCAATAAGAATCCCGAGGGCGTAAAGCTCATCCAGGAGCGCGTCCACGGGGCATTCCTGAGTTTCATCCGCAACGCCCTGCCGGGACCTGCGCGGCCTGCCGGCGGTCTTTCCTACCGGGAGACCATCATCCGCTCGGCCCTTGAGGACAAGCCCTTCACCTACGACCAGCTGGCAGACTACCTGGGACCTGCGGTGCGCTGGGACCTGACGGAAGATTATCTGCAGGGGCTCAGCACCTTCTATACCATGGCCCATGAGATGAATCTGATAGAGCACATGCCAAAAATAAAGTTTGCCAAAATAGACGAATGA
- a CDS encoding IspD/TarI family cytidylyltransferase, which translates to MAANEKVKVLIFAGGAGRRMNARSLPKQFLQVYGKPVIIHTLEHFEYHDMIDEIVIVCLKNWISELKGMLNRFGIRKVTIIVPGGKTGHKSIWEGLKAMRSSTDDQDIVLIHDGVRPLITDELIEANINAVRKYGNAITCEAARESVVMSTNGVDIQQVPNRDFMYVAKAPQSFRFGEVYGAYEQAEQAGYQTIDSSHLYGIQKRHMHLLHSTRNNMKITEPADFYIYKALYEAMEAQQIYGF; encoded by the coding sequence ATGGCAGCTAATGAGAAGGTAAAAGTTTTGATATTTGCAGGCGGAGCGGGCCGTCGCATGAATGCCCGCTCCCTGCCCAAGCAATTCCTGCAGGTCTATGGCAAGCCGGTCATCATACATACGCTGGAGCATTTTGAGTATCATGACATGATAGATGAGATTGTCATTGTCTGCCTCAAGAACTGGATCAGTGAGCTCAAGGGCATGCTGAACCGCTTCGGCATCCGCAAGGTCACCATCATCGTGCCCGGCGGCAAGACTGGCCACAAATCCATCTGGGAAGGCCTGAAGGCCATGCGCAGCAGCACCGATGACCAGGATATCGTGCTGATTCATGACGGGGTCAGACCGCTCATCACCGATGAGTTGATTGAAGCCAATATCAATGCAGTGCGTAAGTATGGCAATGCCATCACCTGTGAGGCAGCCCGGGAAAGCGTGGTCATGAGCACTAACGGTGTGGATATCCAGCAGGTGCCGAACCGGGATTTCATGTATGTGGCCAAGGCCCCCCAGTCCTTCCGCTTTGGTGAAGTGTATGGTGCCTACGAGCAGGCGGAGCAGGCGGGATATCAGACCATAGATTCTTCTCACCTGTACGGAATCCAGAAACGGCATATGCATCTCTTGCACAGCACCAGGAATAACATGAAAATAACGGAACCGGCTGACTTCTACATCTACAAGGCTCTCTACGAGGCCATGGAAGCCCAGCAGATATATGGTTTTTAA